The Pseudomonas entomophila genome segment GAAGCGTTCGAGCAAGACCCACCGGACATCGTCATCACCGTATGCGACAAAGCGGCCGGCGAAACCTGCCCGGTGTACTTCGGCCCGGCGCTCAAAGCCCATTGGGGCTTGGAAGACCCTTCCGAGGTGGTGGGCGACGAGCAGGCCCTGAGCACTGCGTTCGACGCAACCCTGGCACACATCGAGAAGCGTTGCCGGGCGTTCTTCGCCTTGCCCTTCGCCAGCCTCGACCGTGACCAGCTCAAGCGTGAACTGGATCAGATCGGTACAGGCTGAGCCTATCGATGGGCGCGTTGTCGCGGGATGCAAAGCCGAAATCATAGCGCCACTGTTCATGTTCAAGGCAAGCGACACCTAGCAACGCCAATGCCCAAGGCAGCCCCTCTCCCATAGAGACCGACAAGCCGGGCATCAGGCCAATGAACGGATGATTTCAGCCAAGGCGCACGATATCCACCGAGATCTCAACCGCCTCCTCCGTGCCGCGATTTTCGAGCCAGTGCAGGGTGGCGTGGTCCTCTGGCCAACCCACCCCCGGCCCGTAGTCGGTGGCGACGCCATCGCGGTGGTCGGTGATGATGCCGCGCAGGATGTACACGGTGCCGGGGCGGTCGACATGGTCGTGCAAGGGCCCGAACACAGCGCCTGGTGCGAGGGTGACCTTGCGCATGCGTAACTGGCGCCCGGCCATGCCCTCGATCTCCGGCCCCAGGTCGACCGTTGCCAACAGTTCCACCGTGACGCCTTGGGTTGGAGGTGCCGCTTGCTCGTTCATTGCCGTGTCGACCTTGCTCGTCGATGAAAAAAACCTGGACCGCTTTACAAAGTGAAGCGCCGCACGCGCGTGCCAGCGAACGCGCAATCGTTTGGGCGCAGGGCAGGCGACGAAAGGTCGGGGGTGGGATTCATACCATTTGTCTGGGAAATAACGCCAAGCCCCGCTCTAGCGCAAGGCTGCCGCCCCGGTATGACACGGACTTGAAGCCTTGGCCCCACTGGCAGCCCCGAAGGCATGGCGGAATGCTGCTACGCTTCTGACAACATGAAAAAGTTTTCATTTGACAGGAGCGGCGCCAGGTAAGACGGCAAAGGCGCACTTCGCACGGAGGCTTCATCCGCACCGAAAGGA includes the following:
- a CDS encoding cupin domain-containing protein, giving the protein MNEQAAPPTQGVTVELLATVDLGPEIEGMAGRQLRMRKVTLAPGAVFGPLHDHVDRPGTVYILRGIITDHRDGVATDYGPGVGWPEDHATLHWLENRGTEEAVEISVDIVRLG
- a CDS encoding arsenate reductase ArsC; protein product: MRVLFMCTANSCRSILSEALFNHIAPPGFEAVSAGSFPKGQVLPRSLSTLQQAGIATDGLHSKGNEAFEQDPPDIVITVCDKAAGETCPVYFGPALKAHWGLEDPSEVVGDEQALSTAFDATLAHIEKRCRAFFALPFASLDRDQLKRELDQIGTG